A stretch of the Balneolales bacterium ANBcel1 genome encodes the following:
- the murF gene encoding UDP-N-acetylmuramoyl-tripeptide--D-alanyl-D-alanine ligase, which yields MSWYYLAIEIFCWVFTFVMLRHGLYRGKYLLHIFQQNGYKINEFSRWLLRHWNRVLVPVPHLAMLLVTLAAESFLEGSLTPTAITVAVIIFALFWFGNVAQYDSARIKKPLVFTSRMQRLAILYGGISLWFPILGTWFAFYQGTLFPNIYILVTVWVLADFLLPALLLLAAMLVYPLEKWFHYRFKSMARAKIESMPNLTVIGITGSYGKTSTKFLIDTVLKERFRVCTTPGSYNTPMGICKVINRDLKPSDQVLILEMGARYVGNIDELCRIARPDIAVVTNVGVAHMETFGSQEAIARTKAALVRHLKPGGVAVLNGDDAEVRKMAGRDDIATIFAGLSGDVNHIIAKNIGYDEQGCSFELHLSDIDGILRGSSESRLSADSDSGAAGSFDLPGPQHEPLTGKPVRVEHITMPLLGEHNVLNALLASGVGAAMGLRSPTISIALRKVRPVEHRLELKKRNGIVIIDDAFNSNPVGAKNAISVLAAFRTGRKFVVTPGMIELGEKQDHENCRFGRWMAAHNLDHVYLVGPEQTRPVYEGLREEGFDEAKISVVNSLFEANDLLKRELREKDVVLYENDLPDSYAE from the coding sequence TTGAGTTGGTATTATCTTGCCATTGAAATTTTTTGCTGGGTATTCACCTTCGTTATGCTGCGCCACGGCTTATACCGGGGGAAGTACCTGCTCCACATTTTTCAGCAAAACGGCTACAAAATTAATGAGTTTTCAAGGTGGTTGCTAAGACACTGGAACAGGGTGCTGGTTCCCGTACCCCACCTGGCCATGCTATTAGTCACTCTTGCCGCCGAGTCGTTTCTTGAGGGATCCCTTACACCGACGGCCATCACTGTGGCCGTGATCATTTTCGCACTGTTCTGGTTTGGCAATGTTGCGCAATACGACTCCGCCCGGATCAAAAAGCCGCTTGTCTTTACCTCACGCATGCAACGTCTGGCGATTCTTTATGGTGGTATTTCTCTGTGGTTTCCGATCCTGGGTACCTGGTTTGCCTTTTACCAGGGCACGCTGTTTCCGAATATTTACATTCTGGTCACGGTATGGGTGCTGGCAGATTTTCTTCTGCCCGCCTTGCTGCTGCTGGCCGCCATGCTTGTTTACCCCCTGGAAAAATGGTTTCATTACCGTTTTAAATCCATGGCCCGGGCTAAAATTGAAAGCATGCCGAATCTGACGGTCATCGGCATAACAGGGAGCTATGGAAAAACAAGCACCAAGTTTTTGATCGATACGGTGCTGAAAGAGCGGTTCCGGGTTTGCACTACCCCCGGCAGCTATAACACGCCCATGGGGATATGCAAGGTGATCAACCGGGATCTGAAGCCGTCGGATCAGGTGCTGATTCTGGAAATGGGGGCACGTTATGTGGGCAATATTGATGAATTGTGCCGCATTGCACGTCCGGATATCGCCGTTGTAACCAATGTCGGGGTGGCTCACATGGAGACGTTCGGTTCGCAGGAGGCCATTGCCCGTACGAAAGCGGCCCTTGTTCGCCACCTGAAACCTGGCGGCGTGGCTGTTCTGAACGGAGACGATGCCGAGGTAAGAAAAATGGCAGGCCGCGATGATATTGCCACGATATTTGCCGGTTTGTCCGGTGATGTGAATCACATAATCGCCAAAAATATCGGATATGACGAGCAGGGCTGTTCCTTTGAACTCCATCTTTCAGATATCGACGGAATTCTCCGGGGGAGTTCGGAAAGCCGTTTGTCAGCTGATAGTGACTCCGGTGCGGCCGGTTCGTTCGACCTGCCAGGACCGCAGCATGAGCCGCTGACCGGCAAACCGGTTCGCGTGGAGCACATTACCATGCCCCTGCTTGGAGAGCACAACGTGCTGAATGCACTGCTGGCTTCCGGTGTGGGCGCGGCGATGGGCTTGCGTTCTCCCACCATCTCAATCGCTTTGCGAAAAGTACGCCCGGTCGAGCACCGGCTCGAGCTGAAAAAAAGGAATGGAATTGTAATTATTGATGATGCCTTCAACTCCAATCCGGTCGGGGCAAAAAATGCCATCTCTGTTCTGGCGGCATTTCGCACTGGTCGAAAGTTTGTTGTGACTCCGGGAATGATTGAGCTTGGAGAGAAACAGGATCATGAAAACTGCCGGTTTGGGCGGTGGATGGCCGCACACAATCTGGATCATGTGTATCTGGTTGGTCCCGAGCAGACCCGGCCTGTCTATGAGGGTTTGCGGGAAGAGGGTTTTGATGAAGCTAAAATATCGGTGGTGAACAGTCTTTTTGAAGCAAACGACCTGTTGAAGCGGGAGCTCCGGGAAAAAGATGTGGTTCTGTACGAGAACGACCTCCCCGACAGCTACGCCGAGTAA